The region GAGATGCCCTCCATCAGGTCCCCGTCGCTGACAATGCCGTAGGTGTAGTGGTCCACCAGCCGGTGCTGCCCCGTATTGAACAGCTCGGCCAGGTGCGCCTCGGCCATGGCCATGCCTACGCCAGTGGCAAAACCCTGTCCCAGCGGACCCGTAGTGGTTTCCACGCCGGGGGTGTGACCGTACTCAGGGTGGCCCGGGGTCTTGCTGCCCCACTGCCTGAAGTTTTTGATCTCTTCCAGGGAGAGCTCGTAGCCGGTAAGATGCAGCAGGCTGTAAAGCAGCATGGAGCCGTGGCCCGCCGAAAGTATAAAACGGTCGCGGTCGAACCAGCCGGGATGGTCGGGATCGTGTTTCAGGAATTTGGTCCAGAGCACGTAGGCCGCGTCGGCCATGCCCATAGGCGTGCCCGGGTGACCAGATTCCGCCGCCTGAACGGCGTCCATGGAGAGGGTTCCCGGACCGGGCGTCGACGCAGCGTTCTTCAAGCGTGGCGTTGTCGGGAGGTCATGTAGCCCATTTGCGTTCGGGGGTGAGTGCGGGAGTGCGGTTCCGGCCGCGCACCGGACCGAAACCGCTTGGGAAAATAGGTATTGCAGCCCACAGTTTCTACTGCAAGGGCGTGGCAGGCCGCCAGCTGCCGGCGCCGGGCGGTTCAGCGGATTCGGAGAGAGCCTTCCCTCTCGCCACGCTGTCAGGCGTGATAGGGGGAAGGCTCTCAAAAACCTGGTTGACTGGAGCAGTGTGCGGCCTCTTACTGGCCGGTGCTGCTTTCGCACTCCAGCTGCTCCTCGATCTGGTTGCGGGCCGGATCGGTAAAGTCGCCGTGCAGGGCGTTGCGGAAGGCGCTGCAGGCCTCCTCGGTGTTGCCCATGCCCTTGTAGGCCAGTCCCAGTTCGTAGTAGATCTTGGCCTGGTCGGCTGCGCCGCCAGTAGAGTACTCCAGGGCCTGCCGGGCGTAATCGAGCCCCTGCTGCCAGTCGGAGCGCTTGTTGTAGGTGAAGGCCAGGCGGTCGTAGGCGTCGGCGACGCCTGGGGCCCGTGTTCCAGGGCTCCCGTTCAGCAGCTCAATGGCCTGGGTGTAGTTGTCGTTCATGGCGTGGTCGGCACCCATGGCGAAGAGGTAGTTGGCGGCCGATTCGGACGCGCTGTTTTGAACCTGGCTGTTGCCCTGCTGTTCGGCTACCTCAATGGCCTTGTCGTAGGCGGCCAGCACTTCCTCCTGGGGGCGCTGCAGATTCTTCAGGGCCAGTGCCTTCTGGTAGAGTGCGTTGGAATAGGAGGGGTTGCGTTCCAAGGCCACATTAACGGCGGTAAGAGCCTCCTCATAGTTCTCCTGGCGGATCAGGTAGGAAGCTTTGTTGTTGTACATCTGGGTGACCACACCGGCGGCCTTGGTCTGGATTTCGGTGTCACCGTAATCCTCGCCCACGCTGGCGGCTTCGCTGAAGGCCGAGATGATCTGGTCGTACTGTTCGACCGAAGAAGGCGGGTTGTTCGATTCGAAGATCGAGCGAGCCTGGAAAAAGTGCACGCGCGGCAGGGCGTCCTCGATCCTTTCCACAATGTCCTGCCCCTCCTCGCCCAGCGCCACGGCATTGGCCCGAGCCTGGTTGTACTGGCTGATAGCCTTTTCGTAGTTACCCTGCTGGGCAAGATCACGGGCGGTGTTAAAGGCCTCAACGGCAGCGGCACGGTCCTGCGCACGCAGGTCGGCGGCGGCAAGTCCAACGACCAACAGGCCCAGAATGGCGGTCAGTATATTTTTCTTCAGAAACTCCATGTTCCCAGGTTGTTTTAGGTTAGTAATTCAAAGCGATTAATGTAACGAAAACATCACATTATTGAAATTTGCGATTTACGCCTCCTAAATTGCTGAATTTACTTCACTTGGCAGAACCCATTGAGGGCGATTGCCCTTTCGGCCCAACCGGCTACCTGTTACAACAACAGCATACCGAGATAGTTCCGAACGAGGCATCGCATATCCATGTGAATAAACTACATAAATAGTTTATTAGGCGCAATTCCTTTCCCTCATCCACATAGGTTGACGCATAAGGATCAGCTAGAAGTTGGGGCCGAGGGTGTGTCCGCGGTAGAAGTCCACGATAATGTCCACCGCCTCCACCGGATCGTCCGTGAGCCGGAAGAGATCGGTGTCCCCCGGCGAGATGGTGCCCATCTCTATCATGGTCTCCTCGATCCACTCCAC is a window of Balneolaceae bacterium DNA encoding:
- a CDS encoding tetratricopeptide repeat protein, which encodes MEFLKKNILTAILGLLVVGLAAADLRAQDRAAAVEAFNTARDLAQQGNYEKAISQYNQARANAVALGEEGQDIVERIEDALPRVHFFQARSIFESNNPPSSVEQYDQIISAFSEAASVGEDYGDTEIQTKAAGVVTQMYNNKASYLIRQENYEEALTAVNVALERNPSYSNALYQKALALKNLQRPQEEVLAAYDKAIEVAEQQGNSQVQNSASESAANYLFAMGADHAMNDNYTQAIELLNGSPGTRAPGVADAYDRLAFTYNKRSDWQQGLDYARQALEYSTGGAADQAKIYYELGLAYKGMGNTEEACSAFRNALHGDFTDPARNQIEEQLECESSTGQ